CCTAATTCAGTTAATTTTTGAATAGTCAAATCCATCTTATCTCCCTTTAATATTGAAATACCAGCATCTACTTCAATATCTAAGGAAAAATTATCTTCTATTTTTTCTAAAATTTTTAGTTTAATTTCTTTCTCATCAATTTTTTCTATTTCACAAAGATACTCATTAGTTCCATCAACAGCCCTAATTCTATCTCCTTTTACTTTTCTAAAAACATTTTTTATGTGATTTATATCACTTGCTTCAACAACTAAAATATAATCATTATAAACTTCTGTTACAACAACACTTAACAATTTTTACTCCTGTATTCTTTTTCCATTGTTAATAAAATCTTGTAAAGATGTTTCAGATAAAATTTTTGTCATAGCATTGTCAAGTTTGCTCCAAATACAAGTATCTCCACAACCTGCTTCACTACAATTATGTACTTTACCCTCTCCCATCTCATTACAATCTATAACCTTTTCTTCATCATCTAGGATTCTATAAATCATATATAAATCTATTTCTTCTGGTTTTATTGCTAATTTATATCCTCCTGTTGGACCTCTTTTTCCCTCAATAATATTTTCATTTTTTAATTTAAAAAGTATCTGCTCCAAATATTGAACTGATATGTCTTGATCCTCAGATATTTCTTTAATTCTAACTAATTTTTTATCAGTAGAATTTTCAGCAATATATGCCAGTGCTTTCAATCCATATCTAACTTTTGTGTTCACTTTCATATTTTTACCTCAACTTTCTTAAAGTGTTGGTATGCCTTTGGAGTTACTACTCTACCCCTATTTGTTCTTTTTAAAAATCCAATTTTGACTAAATAGGGCTCATAAACTTCTTCCAAAGTTCTTCTATCTTCTCCTAATAAAAGAGATAGAGTTTCAATACCAACAGGTCCTCCATCATAGTTTTCAATTATGGAGTTAACAATATTTCTATCCAAATCATCTAAACCATTGCTATCAACACCTAACATATCTAAGGCACTTTTAGCACTTAACTTATCTATTGTCCCGTTTCCTTTAATTTCACAATAATCTCTGACTCTTTTTAAAAGTCTATTTGCTATTCTTGGAGTACCTCTGCTTCTTTTTGAAATTTCTATTGCTCCATCTTCATCAATTTTTACTCCTAAAATTTTTGCCCCTCTTATAATAATAGATTTAATTTCATTTTCATTATAATATTCCATCTTATGACTGACACCAAATCTATCTCTTAAAGGTGCACTTAAAAGTCCTGCTCTTGTAGTAGCTCCAATTAAAGTAAAAGGTGGTAACTCAATTCTTATTGATTTTGCAGAAGGTCCTTTTCCTATAATTATATCAAGTTCTCCATCTTCCATAGCAGGATATAAAATTTCTTCTACTGTACTGTTAAGTCTATGTATTTCATCTATAAATAAAATATCATTCTCTTCTAATGAAGTTAAAATTGCTGCTAAATCTCCTGCTTTTTCAAGTATAGGTCCTGATGTTATTTTTAAATTTGCTTTCATTTCATTTGCAATAACACCTGCTAAGGTTGTTTTTCCTAATCCAGGTGGTCCATAAAGTAAAATATGATCTACCACCATATTTCTTTTTTGGGCAGCTTTTATTGAAATGCTCATTTTTTCTTTTAAATTTTCTTGTCCTATATATTCATCAAAACTTTTAGGCCTTAATGATTTCTGAATTTCAACCTCATTAGGCATTTCAAGTTCACTTATAATTCTTTCCACAATCCACCTCTTAAACTTTTACAAAATTTAATTACTATAATGTAATGTAGATAAAAAATAAGTGAACTTGCATTCTAAATTTTAGATGAAAAATTAAAGCAAGTGAGCCGAACAAATCTCAGCTTGTTTGAAGCCAACTTGTTGGCAAGTTTGCTGAATTTGTAGCGAACGTTAATTTTTCATCGTTAAGAAATTTAGCTAGCAATGAACTATTTTTTATTACATTCTTATTTTATTATTAAAGTAATTAAATATTGTGCTACTCCAATTAGTCCTCCTAATATAGCACCTATAACTTCAATATGTTTTAATTCTTTTTTTGCTAAAAGAGTTATTATTTCTTCTAATTTATCTAAAGAAAAATTTGAAATCTTATCAGAAATTATAACTTCAAAATTAATATTTTCTTCTGCATAGTTAGAAAAAATCTCAAATATTTTTTCTTGGTTTTCCATAATAATATCTTTTATAGTATTACTAACATCTTTTGCCATTCTATCTGTAAAGAACATTTGCAAAACAGGAAATTTTTCTTTTACTTTTGCTTTTAAATTCTTTTCTAATACTTTATCAATTGAACTATCTAATCTTTTTGAAAATTCTTCTCTATCAATATTTGAAATAACATCTTTTACAGAGATTAACTCATTTTGAATAATATTTGCAATTCCACTTCCTATTTCTGCTCTTCTTTTAGGAATTAAACCTTGTATTTTAAATAAGCCAAAATTTATTTCTTTATGTGGTCTAAATAACAT
This Fusobacterium animalis 7_1 DNA region includes the following protein-coding sequences:
- a CDS encoding RrF2 family transcriptional regulator; the protein is MKVNTKVRYGLKALAYIAENSTDKKLVRIKEISEDQDISVQYLEQILFKLKNENIIEGKRGPTGGYKLAIKPEEIDLYMIYRILDDEEKVIDCNEMGEGKVHNCSEAGCGDTCIWSKLDNAMTKILSETSLQDFINNGKRIQE
- the ruvB gene encoding Holliday junction branch migration DNA helicase RuvB; this translates as MERIISELEMPNEVEIQKSLRPKSFDEYIGQENLKEKMSISIKAAQKRNMVVDHILLYGPPGLGKTTLAGVIANEMKANLKITSGPILEKAGDLAAILTSLEENDILFIDEIHRLNSTVEEILYPAMEDGELDIIIGKGPSAKSIRIELPPFTLIGATTRAGLLSAPLRDRFGVSHKMEYYNENEIKSIIIRGAKILGVKIDEDGAIEISKRSRGTPRIANRLLKRVRDYCEIKGNGTIDKLSAKSALDMLGVDSNGLDDLDRNIVNSIIENYDGGPVGIETLSLLLGEDRRTLEEVYEPYLVKIGFLKRTNRGRVVTPKAYQHFKKVEVKI
- a CDS encoding DUF445 domain-containing protein — encoded protein: MKQLLIMIFISATIGWITNWVAIKMLFRPHKEINFGLFKIQGLIPKRRAEIGSGIANIIQNELISVKDVISNIDREEFSKRLDSSIDKVLEKNLKAKVKEKFPVLQMFFTDRMAKDVSNTIKDIIMENQEKIFEIFSNYAEENINFEVIISDKISNFSLDKLEEIITLLAKKELKHIEVIGAILGGLIGVAQYLITLIIK